A part of Prolixibacteraceae bacterium genomic DNA contains:
- a CDS encoding rod shape-determining protein, with the protein MGIFSFLTQEIAIDLGTANTIIIHNDKIVVDEPSIVTMNTKTDAMEAIGEKARQMQGKTHSNLRTIRPLKDGVIADFDAAEKMIRGMIKMIPRRSSFFSPSLKMVVCIPSGSTEVEKRAVRDSSEHAGGREVYMIYEPMAAAIGIGIDVEAPEGNMVVDIGGGTTEIAVISLGGIVTNKSIRIAGDDLTADIMEYMRHQHNIKIGERTAEDIKINVGAALTELEEPPQDYIVQGPNQMTALPVEIPVSYQEIAHCLEKSISKIETAILSALEQTPPELYADLVNKGIYLAGGGALLRGLDKRLSDKINIPFHIAEDPLRAVARGTGIALKNVGRFKFLER; encoded by the coding sequence ATGGGGATTTTCTCTTTCTTAACACAGGAGATAGCAATTGACTTGGGTACGGCCAATACGATCATTATCCATAACGATAAGATTGTGGTGGACGAACCATCGATTGTTACGATGAATACCAAAACAGATGCGATGGAGGCTATTGGCGAAAAGGCTCGCCAGATGCAAGGAAAGACACATTCGAATCTAAGAACGATACGTCCGTTGAAAGATGGAGTTATTGCTGATTTTGATGCGGCAGAGAAGATGATTCGTGGGATGATTAAAATGATTCCTCGTAGAAGCAGCTTCTTTTCTCCTTCATTGAAAATGGTGGTATGTATTCCTTCAGGAAGTACTGAAGTGGAAAAGCGTGCTGTACGTGACTCTTCAGAGCATGCTGGAGGTCGTGAGGTTTATATGATTTATGAACCTATGGCTGCTGCTATTGGTATTGGTATTGATGTGGAAGCCCCAGAAGGTAATATGGTGGTGGATATCGGAGGAGGTACGACAGAGATTGCTGTAATCTCTTTGGGTGGTATTGTAACCAATAAGTCCATTCGTATCGCAGGAGATGATTTGACTGCTGACATCATGGAGTATATGCGTCATCAGCATAATATTAAGATCGGAGAGCGTACGGCAGAAGATATTAAGATTAATGTGGGTGCAGCATTGACCGAGTTGGAAGAGCCACCTCAAGATTATATTGTACAAGGACCAAACCAGATGACTGCATTGCCAGTGGAGATTCCTGTTTCGTATCAGGAGATTGCTCACTGTTTGGAGAAGTCGATCTCTAAGATTGAGACAGCGATCTTGAGTGCTTTAGAGCAGACTCCACCAGAGTTATATGCGGATTTGGTAAATAAAGGTATCTACTTAGCAGGAGGAGGTGCACTGTTGAGAGGGTTGGATAAGCGATTGTCGGATAAGATTAATATTCCTTTTCATATTGCGGAAGATCCTCTAAGAGCTGTGGCTCGTGGAACAGGTATTGCATTGAAGAATGTGGGTAGGTTTAAGTTCCTTGAAAGATAA
- a CDS encoding DMT family transporter codes for MKNDRTKGYILSILATIFFCHIYIFSKKAMEHATLSQFCFYWFGLSLLLNGFSTLITNPIKKIKEIVSNNYKVLITLGLLEIIISITLFSAIHYIPNTAVAGMLGNLFPIFTVILGITILKEKIYPLEYIGLIAAFVGILVTSFPEDAVWRDFLNKGTILVIVNCIVSAIATIIIKSKIQNIPPLLLNSNRAIALFIYACIALCITKDSLQIPPIAIKNIAIGAVIGPFIAINLVYYSFKYMEASRATVIQSTKGLVLIVCTYLYWGELPKFYQVAGGIITLAGLIFMSYIEIHSSKSKRSS; via the coding sequence ATGAAAAATGATAGAACCAAAGGATATATCTTATCCATCTTAGCTACCATCTTCTTCTGCCATATCTATATCTTCTCGAAAAAGGCAATGGAGCATGCTACTTTATCTCAATTCTGTTTCTATTGGTTTGGACTATCACTCCTTCTGAATGGATTCAGTACATTGATTACCAATCCTATTAAAAAGATAAAAGAGATAGTGAGTAACAACTATAAGGTGCTTATTACTCTGGGACTCCTTGAGATAATTATCTCTATAACACTTTTTAGTGCCATTCATTATATTCCAAATACAGCAGTTGCTGGAATGTTGGGTAATCTATTTCCTATATTCACTGTAATACTAGGGATTACGATCCTTAAAGAGAAAATTTATCCTCTTGAATATATAGGACTAATTGCTGCATTTGTAGGTATTCTTGTAACATCCTTTCCAGAAGATGCAGTGTGGCGAGACTTCCTTAATAAAGGAACTATTCTAGTGATTGTAAACTGTATTGTGTCAGCTATCGCAACGATTATAATCAAATCAAAGATTCAGAATATTCCACCGCTTCTACTTAATAGCAATCGTGCAATAGCGCTATTTATTTATGCTTGCATCGCTCTGTGTATCACAAAAGATTCGCTTCAAATTCCTCCTATTGCAATCAAGAACATTGCCATTGGGGCAGTGATCGGACCTTTTATTGCAATCAATCTAGTCTACTATAGCTTCAAGTATATGGAAGCCTCAAGAGCTACTGTGATACAGAGTACAAAGGGGTTAGTACTAATTGTCTGCACCTATCTATATTGGGGGGAACTGCCGAAGTTCTATCAAGTGGCAGGAGGTATAATCACACTTGCAGGACTAATATTTATGTCATACATAGAGATCCACAGTAGTAAAAGTAAGAGATCTTCTTAA
- a CDS encoding lysine 2,3-aminomutase: MKYRSYTLSNYQTLPQIQKLTDEDRFDIEVVGSVLPFKTSNYVVDELINWDDWKNDPFFTLTFPQKGMLSEAHYNRVAKLLKEGVAKSELKKAVDEIRYELNPNPAGQAHNVPELNGEKLEGMQHKYRETMLFFPSQGQTCHAYCSFCFRWSQFALADEKFAMKEASYMVDYLREHPEISDVLFTGGDPSIMKTKFFASYFNTLLDANLPNLKTIRIGTKALTFWPYRFTTDDDAPELLELFKKVTDSGINLSIMSHFNHYGALETEAVKDAIDAIRSTGAQIRSQSPLMKHLNDSPEVWAKMWRKQVDLGIIPYYMFVARDTGAQDYFAVTLDNAWNIFKDAYQSVSGICRTVRGPSMSCDPGKIQIVGVTEVQGEKVFVLSFIQGRNPEWVGRPFFAKYDPKAIWINDLVPAFGEKEFFYEEELRNMHH; encoded by the coding sequence ATGAAATATCGTTCTTATACACTTTCAAATTATCAAACCTTACCTCAAATACAGAAGCTAACCGATGAAGATCGTTTCGATATCGAAGTGGTTGGTAGTGTTCTTCCTTTTAAGACCAGTAACTACGTGGTTGATGAGTTAATCAATTGGGATGATTGGAAAAATGATCCTTTCTTCACATTGACTTTTCCACAAAAAGGGATGTTGTCAGAAGCACATTATAATAGAGTTGCAAAGCTTTTAAAAGAGGGAGTTGCTAAGAGTGAGTTGAAAAAGGCGGTTGATGAAATTCGCTATGAATTAAATCCTAATCCAGCAGGACAGGCACATAATGTTCCAGAATTGAATGGTGAGAAGTTAGAAGGAATGCAACATAAGTATCGTGAAACGATGTTGTTCTTCCCATCACAAGGACAAACCTGTCATGCTTACTGTTCATTTTGCTTCCGTTGGTCACAATTTGCTTTAGCAGATGAGAAATTTGCGATGAAAGAAGCAAGTTATATGGTAGACTATTTGAGAGAGCATCCAGAGATTTCAGATGTGTTGTTTACTGGTGGTGATCCTTCGATTATGAAAACGAAGTTCTTTGCTAGCTATTTTAATACGCTATTAGATGCAAACTTACCGAACTTGAAGACGATTCGTATTGGAACAAAGGCTTTGACTTTTTGGCCTTATCGCTTTACTACAGATGATGATGCTCCTGAGTTGCTAGAACTTTTTAAGAAGGTTACGGATAGTGGAATCAATTTGAGTATAATGTCTCATTTTAATCATTATGGTGCATTAGAGACTGAAGCTGTTAAAGATGCAATTGATGCGATTAGAAGTACAGGAGCACAAATTCGTTCACAAAGTCCTTTGATGAAACATCTTAATGATAGTCCTGAAGTTTGGGCTAAGATGTGGCGTAAGCAGGTGGACCTAGGGATTATTCCTTACTATATGTTTGTAGCGAGAGATACTGGTGCACAAGACTATTTTGCTGTGACATTGGATAATGCATGGAATATCTTTAAAGATGCATACCAATCCGTAAGTGGTATTTGTCGAACAGTAAGAGGTCCTAGTATGTCTTGTGATCCTGGTAAAATACAGATCGTTGGGGTAACAGAGGTGCAAGGAGAGAAGGTATTTGTCTTATCTTTCATCCAAGGGCGTAATCCGGAATGGGTTGGAAGGCCTTTCTTTGCAAAATACGACCCGAAGGCAATATGGATTAATGATTTGGTTCCCGCTTTTGGCGAAAAAGAGTTCTTCTATGAAGAGGAATTACGAAATATGCATCATTAA
- a CDS encoding rod shape-determining protein MreD yields MIKDYLKYVYLFIGLVLLQVFVLNNIYWLGYVNPQVYILFLLLLPFEISGVTLLVLSFFLGLMIDIPSNTLGVHISATLLVGFIRPTVLRLISSRDVYEKGSLPRIKYYGVAWFMKYCFIITFIYTLYLYILESLSFVHLFEVILHSLVTTVVTVSVMVLSQFLFIKE; encoded by the coding sequence ATGATTAAGGACTATTTGAAATATGTGTATCTTTTTATCGGCTTGGTTTTGCTTCAAGTCTTTGTTCTGAATAATATCTATTGGTTAGGTTATGTGAATCCACAGGTGTATATTCTTTTTCTTCTATTGCTCCCTTTTGAAATTAGTGGCGTCACACTTTTGGTGTTGTCTTTTTTCTTGGGGCTGATGATAGATATTCCTAGTAATACGTTGGGAGTTCATATTTCCGCTACTTTGTTGGTCGGTTTTATTAGACCTACGGTGTTGAGACTTATCTCTTCACGTGATGTTTATGAGAAGGGCTCGTTGCCTAGAATCAAATATTATGGCGTAGCTTGGTTTATGAAGTATTGCTTCATTATTACTTTTATCTATACGCTATACCTATATATCTTAGAGTCCCTCTCATTTGTTCATCTTTTTGAGGTCATATTACATAGTTTGGTGACTACTGTAGTGACTGTGAGTGTGATGGTGTTGAGTCAGTTTTTGTTTATAAAAGAGTAG
- the purH gene encoding bifunctional phosphoribosylaminoimidazolecarboxamide formyltransferase/IMP cyclohydrolase, producing MDRLKSIRKALISVFDKTNLEPLVRQLALQDVEIFSTGGTQKFIEDLGISVTAVEDLTSYPSILGGRVKTLHPKVFGGILSRRDHEGDQKEVAAYEIPFIDLVVVDLYPFEETVASGASEADIIEKIDIGGISLIRAAAKNFKDVAIVSHRDQYVTLLDILKEKDGATSLADRKKLAGEAFAVSSHYDTAIHDFFAPSDGESLRLSYNQRKPLRYGENPHQDGTFYGDFDLMFDQLHGKEISYNNLLDIDAAVNLIDEFDSTTFAIMKHNNACGCASRDNLKEAYVAALSSDPVSAFGGILITNKKMDVETAEEVTKLFFEVIIAPSYEEDALKVLSTKKNRIILVRKETETGVKQYRSVLNGMLVQDKDLKQETVKDLTLVTKRAADDSEVCDLLFANRLVKQTKSNTIVLAKGDMLISSGVGETSRVDALKQAIDKAKNFGFDLNGVVMASDAFFPFADCVEIANKEGIKCVIQPGGSIRDNDSIQYCDQNDMTMVMTGFRHFKH from the coding sequence ATGGACCGTTTAAAGAGTATTCGTAAAGCATTGATTTCTGTTTTTGACAAGACCAACCTAGAACCTCTTGTTAGACAGTTGGCATTACAAGATGTCGAGATTTTTTCTACTGGTGGAACCCAGAAATTTATTGAAGATTTGGGTATTTCGGTTACAGCTGTAGAGGATTTAACTTCGTATCCTTCGATATTGGGTGGCAGGGTAAAGACTTTACATCCCAAAGTGTTTGGTGGTATTTTGTCGCGTAGAGATCATGAAGGCGATCAAAAAGAGGTCGCAGCGTATGAGATTCCGTTTATTGATTTGGTCGTGGTTGATCTTTATCCTTTTGAGGAGACTGTTGCTAGTGGTGCTTCGGAGGCCGATATTATTGAGAAGATCGATATTGGGGGTATCTCGTTGATTCGAGCAGCAGCAAAGAACTTTAAGGATGTTGCGATTGTGTCACATCGTGACCAGTATGTGACATTGTTGGATATCTTGAAAGAGAAGGATGGGGCGACATCGTTAGCCGATCGTAAAAAATTGGCAGGAGAAGCTTTTGCTGTTTCTTCTCATTATGATACTGCTATTCATGATTTCTTTGCTCCTTCAGATGGTGAATCGTTACGTTTGTCTTATAACCAAAGAAAGCCATTAAGATATGGGGAGAATCCACATCAAGATGGTACTTTTTATGGTGATTTTGATTTGATGTTTGATCAGTTGCATGGAAAAGAGATCTCATATAACAATTTATTAGACATTGATGCAGCTGTAAACTTGATTGATGAGTTTGATTCTACTACCTTTGCAATCATGAAGCATAATAATGCTTGCGGATGTGCTTCGAGGGATAATTTGAAGGAGGCGTATGTGGCCGCTTTGTCTAGTGATCCAGTTTCTGCTTTTGGTGGTATTTTAATTACCAATAAGAAAATGGATGTGGAGACGGCAGAGGAGGTGACCAAGCTTTTCTTTGAGGTGATAATTGCACCTTCATATGAAGAAGATGCGTTAAAAGTGTTGTCTACTAAAAAGAATAGAATTATCTTAGTACGCAAAGAAACTGAAACTGGTGTAAAACAGTATCGTTCGGTCTTAAATGGGATGCTTGTTCAAGATAAAGATTTGAAGCAAGAAACTGTGAAAGATTTAACTTTGGTCACGAAACGAGCTGCAGATGATAGCGAAGTCTGTGATCTACTTTTTGCAAATAGATTGGTGAAACAGACTAAGTCGAACACCATTGTACTTGCAAAAGGAGATATGTTGATCAGTAGTGGAGTAGGAGAGACTTCGCGTGTAGATGCTTTAAAACAAGCTATCGATAAGGCGAAGAATTTTGGGTTTGATTTAAATGGTGTTGTGATGGCTTCGGATGCTTTCTTCCCTTTCGCTGATTGTGTGGAGATAGCCAATAAAGAAGGTATAAAGTGTGTAATTCAGCCAGGAGGTTCAATTCGAGATAATGATTCTATCCAGTATTGTGATCAGAACGATATGACAATGGTAATGACAGGTTTCAGGCATTTTAAACATTAA
- the rodA gene encoding rod shape-determining protein RodA, whose amino-acid sequence MRQTNILSKLDWVTILLYIMLMLIGWVNIYAAVYNIDHDSMFDFSQRYGKQLMWIGASLILMAVVMLVDSQFFTTFAYYIYGAAILLLLVTLVSSTSVKGAKAWIKIGSFALQPAELAKFATNLALAKMISQYNFKVNSFNSYLKIGLIIGLPILIILLQNDTGSALVFFVFILVLYREGLPGIFLFIGFLLTSIFIVTLVYSGGVNLLIIGGLYAIIYCFFIKDYKHFVVFTIGLGLLYFIPTYMIEQMGYDISVGNIMLYGLMLYAAIFSIKTLLSRHISKALVYLSLLGALIFSSSVDYVFNDILQLHQRARIEELLGIRNDPLGVGYNVNQSKIAIGSGGITGKGFLNGTQTKFNFVPEQSTDFIFCTIGEEWGFMGSSLVVFLFIFLFLRLIYIAERQRSRFSRVYGYGVACILFFHFAVNIGMTIGLAPVIGIPLPFISYGGSSLWSFTILLSIFLKLDSDRMDVLW is encoded by the coding sequence ATGAGACAGACAAATATACTTTCAAAGTTGGATTGGGTGACCATCTTGCTATATATTATGCTGATGTTGATTGGCTGGGTAAATATTTATGCCGCGGTGTATAATATTGATCATGATAGTATGTTTGATTTTAGTCAAAGGTATGGAAAGCAGTTGATGTGGATTGGTGCTTCATTGATCTTAATGGCTGTTGTTATGCTTGTGGATAGTCAGTTCTTTACAACTTTCGCTTATTATATATATGGTGCCGCCATCCTGCTCTTGCTTGTCACCCTTGTTTCTAGTACCTCTGTGAAAGGAGCTAAGGCATGGATTAAGATTGGTAGTTTTGCACTGCAGCCTGCCGAATTGGCTAAGTTTGCTACAAATTTAGCATTGGCAAAGATGATTAGTCAGTATAATTTTAAGGTGAATAGCTTTAACTCTTATTTGAAGATTGGTTTGATCATAGGTTTGCCTATTTTGATTATATTACTTCAAAATGATACTGGATCAGCTTTAGTATTCTTTGTCTTTATTTTGGTTTTATATCGCGAAGGACTTCCTGGTATATTCCTTTTTATTGGTTTCTTATTGACTTCTATATTTATTGTAACTCTTGTCTATTCTGGAGGAGTAAACCTGTTGATTATCGGTGGATTATATGCCATTATTTATTGTTTCTTTATTAAGGATTACAAACATTTTGTGGTGTTTACTATTGGATTGGGTTTACTTTATTTTATTCCAACTTATATGATTGAGCAGATGGGATATGATATAAGTGTGGGCAATATAATGTTGTATGGCTTGATGTTATATGCCGCTATTTTTTCGATAAAAACCTTGTTGTCAAGACATATTAGCAAGGCTCTTGTCTATTTGAGTCTTCTTGGAGCATTGATTTTTTCCTCTTCTGTAGATTATGTTTTTAATGATATATTGCAACTTCACCAGCGTGCTCGTATTGAGGAGTTGTTGGGGATAAGAAATGACCCTTTAGGTGTTGGATATAATGTGAATCAATCAAAGATTGCTATTGGTTCTGGTGGTATTACAGGTAAAGGGTTCTTGAATGGAACCCAAACGAAGTTTAATTTTGTTCCTGAACAGAGTACCGATTTTATTTTCTGTACTATCGGTGAGGAGTGGGGTTTTATGGGCTCTTCATTAGTCGTTTTTCTGTTTATCTTCTTGTTTCTTAGGCTGATATATATAGCTGAAAGACAGCGCTCTCGTTTTAGTCGGGTCTATGGTTATGGAGTGGCCTGTATCTTGTTCTTTCACTTTGCGGTAAATATCGGAATGACTATAGGTTTGGCACCCGTGATTGGTATTCCTTTGCCATTTATTAGTTATGGTGGCTCTTCTTTATGGTCCTTTACTATTCTTTTGTCAATATTTCTTAAGTTGGATTCTGATAGAATGGATGTATTGTGGTAA
- the mrdA gene encoding penicillin-binding protein 2 yields the protein MNPDVQTNRPFVIAGIFTLVAIALIVRLLDLQVVDDKWKLSAENNVVRKVVSYPARGLVYDRNMELLVYNQAAYDFLATPREIASFDTTALCAILGVEKELLVKNLNKAKEYSRYKPSVILKQLSASRYASLQEQLYKYPGFYVRSRTLRQYPFPIASQALGYVGEVRDRDLKRDEYYASGDYIGKRGVEYAYEKQLRGKKGVTYQLVDVHSRLKGSFKEGRYDTTAVTGDNLISTLDAKLQLYGEQLMAGKAGAIVAIEPATGEILSMVSAPSYDPGLLVGRIRGKNYTILQKDSNEPLYNRSVSAAYSPGSTFKPVNGLVALQEGVITPYTKFVCHGRASRPVRCTHDHITPLGIVDAIRESCNPFFWQTFKASMSKYSSTKEGYVEWYNYIKRFGLGRSVSGDISGERKGNVPSAQFYDKLYRGSWNSLTVRSLSIGQGELLCTPLQMANVAATIANRGYFVSPHIIKKVVSPTGKVDELTFEHYETGIDSTYYNLTTEGLREVILNGTGRVAYIDSVSIVGKTGTIENSSGTDHSAFIAFAPMNNPKIAIFVYVERGVWGAKYAAPIASLMIEKYIKGFISPRRQYLEDRMKTSVLLESEEEKKEEE from the coding sequence ATGAATCCAGATGTTCAAACGAATAGACCTTTTGTTATTGCAGGTATCTTTACCCTTGTTGCGATTGCTTTGATCGTAAGGCTGTTAGATCTGCAAGTTGTTGACGATAAATGGAAACTCTCGGCAGAGAACAATGTCGTTAGGAAGGTTGTTTCGTATCCTGCAAGAGGGTTGGTCTATGACCGTAATATGGAACTGCTTGTGTATAATCAAGCGGCTTATGATTTTTTAGCTACTCCCCGAGAGATCGCCTCTTTCGATACCACCGCATTGTGTGCTATTTTAGGGGTAGAGAAAGAGCTGTTGGTTAAAAATCTGAATAAGGCAAAGGAGTATTCTCGATATAAACCTTCGGTGATTTTAAAGCAGTTGTCTGCGAGTCGATATGCCTCTTTGCAGGAACAGTTGTATAAATATCCTGGTTTTTATGTACGAAGTCGTACACTTAGACAGTATCCTTTCCCAATAGCATCTCAGGCACTGGGATATGTAGGGGAGGTGAGGGATCGAGATCTTAAGCGAGATGAGTATTATGCTTCAGGAGACTATATTGGCAAGAGAGGTGTTGAGTATGCTTATGAGAAGCAACTTCGTGGCAAGAAAGGGGTTACTTACCAGTTAGTGGATGTTCATAGTCGATTGAAGGGAAGCTTTAAAGAGGGGCGTTACGATACGACAGCTGTAACAGGAGATAATTTGATCTCTACGTTGGATGCTAAACTTCAACTATATGGTGAGCAGTTGATGGCAGGAAAAGCTGGAGCTATTGTGGCTATTGAGCCGGCAACTGGCGAGATCTTATCGATGGTTAGTGCCCCGTCTTATGATCCGGGTCTATTGGTTGGTCGTATTCGTGGTAAGAATTATACGATACTTCAGAAAGATAGTAACGAACCTTTATATAATCGATCGGTTTCAGCTGCATATTCTCCTGGTTCTACTTTTAAACCCGTTAATGGATTGGTAGCCTTGCAGGAGGGGGTAATCACCCCTTATACTAAATTTGTTTGTCATGGAAGGGCTTCACGTCCAGTAAGATGTACTCATGATCACATCACACCTCTGGGTATTGTTGATGCGATTAGGGAGTCGTGTAATCCATTTTTTTGGCAAACTTTCAAAGCGAGCATGTCTAAATACTCTTCGACAAAAGAGGGGTATGTGGAGTGGTATAACTATATAAAGCGTTTTGGGTTAGGGCGAAGTGTTTCAGGAGATATTAGTGGTGAGCGGAAAGGTAATGTTCCTTCGGCACAATTCTATGATAAGCTATATCGAGGATCGTGGAATTCGTTAACGGTACGTTCTTTGTCTATTGGTCAGGGAGAGCTTTTATGTACTCCTTTACAGATGGCTAATGTGGCAGCAACAATAGCCAACAGAGGTTATTTTGTGTCACCTCATATTATAAAGAAGGTGGTGTCGCCAACAGGTAAAGTGGATGAGTTGACTTTTGAGCATTATGAAACGGGTATTGATAGTACCTATTATAATCTGACGACAGAAGGTTTGAGGGAAGTGATTTTGAATGGTACTGGTCGTGTTGCTTATATCGATTCTGTTTCGATTGTAGGTAAAACAGGAACTATTGAGAACTCATCGGGAACAGACCACTCTGCATTTATTGCTTTTGCTCCTATGAATAATCCTAAGATAGCCATCTTTGTTTATGTGGAGAGAGGTGTGTGGGGTGCTAAGTATGCTGCGCCTATTGCGAGTTTGATGATTGAGAAGTATATAAAAGGATTTATCTCTCCGCGGAGACAGTATCTCGAGGATAGAATGAAAACATCCGTATTGCTAGAATCGGAAGAAGAAAAGAAAGAAGAAGAATGA
- a CDS encoding TonB family protein encodes MKKSLPLLIFLITMVLGVHASTPDTQIFYYNKKNREVKRKRATHYYRVVRNDSLGVYDLKSYTMAGILKWECTCLAESMDIIRWGKFNKKSKDVIKQLVPMGLVLHGKYRQYFQNGSLVCEKTYDNGLEMTFRKFYVNGQVMIEKLYADGYMKSYKVFYPNLVPKLFRLYEEGREVSFYSYYENGQVKIHREYNNGDIMLYSEYDEHGKVLKKVDQLPQYINGTIADAHRFIARSIRYPSDAQEGHVTGDVVVIADIDSSGDVKGTRIVRGVFPSLNDEACRVVKLLKFVPAESNNKKVDSELRFLIRFTLSNTI; translated from the coding sequence ATGAAGAAGTCTTTACCTTTATTGATCTTCCTTATAACAATGGTTTTAGGAGTGCATGCCTCTACTCCTGACACCCAGATCTTCTACTACAATAAGAAGAATCGGGAAGTAAAACGAAAACGCGCGACACACTACTACCGGGTAGTGAGAAATGACTCTTTGGGAGTATATGACTTGAAGAGCTATACAATGGCAGGCATCCTGAAATGGGAGTGCACATGTTTAGCTGAGAGTATGGATATAATTCGCTGGGGTAAGTTTAATAAGAAATCGAAAGACGTTATAAAACAGTTAGTGCCGATGGGACTAGTGCTACATGGGAAGTATCGTCAATATTTCCAGAATGGTTCTTTGGTTTGTGAAAAGACTTATGACAATGGGTTAGAGATGACTTTTAGGAAGTTCTATGTCAATGGTCAAGTGATGATCGAAAAGCTATATGCAGACGGTTATATGAAGTCTTATAAGGTTTTCTACCCTAATCTTGTTCCAAAACTATTCCGCTTATATGAAGAGGGGCGAGAAGTTAGCTTCTACTCTTATTATGAGAATGGTCAAGTAAAGATCCACCGAGAGTATAATAATGGCGATATCATGTTGTACTCAGAGTATGATGAACATGGTAAGGTGTTGAAGAAAGTGGATCAGTTGCCTCAATATATTAATGGTACAATTGCTGATGCGCACCGTTTTATTGCAAGGTCGATACGATATCCTTCAGATGCACAAGAAGGTCATGTGACTGGAGACGTAGTGGTCATTGCAGATATTGATAGTTCTGGGGATGTTAAAGGTACCCGTATTGTTAGAGGTGTATTTCCTTCGTTGAATGATGAAGCATGTCGAGTTGTAAAACTATTAAAGTTTGTTCCTGCGGAATCGAATAATAAGAAAGTTGATTCAGAATTAAGATTCTTAATCCGTTTTACATTGAGTAATACCATTTAG
- the mreC gene encoding rod shape-determining protein MreC — protein sequence MKNLLKFLVKYHFGFMFLFLELIALLMMVQFNNYHQVSFFNSSNFITGTLFSMVDDVKEYGYLSKENQRLVNENARLKEVVLQFQATKSVAYGDSVVVDSLKQEMDSVSAVSDRLVNGLDSTLVYTMNNAKVINNCVSTNFNYLTLDKGSKDGLKVDQGVMNDQGIVGVITSVSKHYAVAISLLNKHFKLSSKVKKNDYYGSLSWDGESYRHAQLNEIPFHVDIQVGDTIVTSGYSSIFPEGIPVGVVSTFEKKGGSNFYDIDVELLTDFKSVNFVNIINYTSKEERITLEEQE from the coding sequence GTGAAGAACCTATTGAAATTTTTAGTAAAGTACCACTTCGGTTTTATGTTCCTATTCTTGGAACTTATCGCTCTGTTGATGATGGTTCAGTTTAATAACTATCATCAGGTCTCCTTTTTTAATTCAAGTAATTTTATCACGGGAACCCTATTTTCTATGGTGGACGACGTAAAAGAGTATGGCTATTTGTCTAAAGAGAATCAGCGTTTGGTGAATGAGAATGCACGTTTAAAAGAGGTGGTGCTTCAGTTTCAGGCCACTAAGTCTGTGGCATATGGTGATTCTGTTGTGGTGGATAGTTTGAAACAAGAGATGGATAGTGTTTCGGCTGTAAGCGATAGATTGGTAAATGGGCTAGATAGTACTTTGGTTTACACCATGAATAATGCAAAAGTGATTAATAATTGCGTTTCTACAAATTTTAACTATTTGACACTAGACAAAGGTTCGAAGGATGGTTTAAAGGTAGATCAGGGGGTAATGAACGATCAGGGGATTGTTGGTGTAATTACTTCGGTGTCGAAACATTATGCGGTGGCTATCTCTTTGTTGAATAAACATTTTAAGTTGAGTTCGAAGGTAAAGAAGAATGATTATTATGGTTCCTTGTCGTGGGATGGAGAGTCATATCGCCATGCACAACTCAATGAGATTCCTTTTCATGTAGATATTCAAGTTGGTGATACTATTGTCACTAGTGGTTACTCTTCTATTTTTCCAGAGGGCATTCCTGTAGGAGTGGTTTCAACGTTCGAAAAGAAGGGGGGGAGTAATTTCTATGATATCGATGTGGAGTTGTTAACCGACTTTAAGAGTGTTAACTTTGTGAATATCATTAATTATACTTCGAAGGAAGAACGAATAACATTGGAGGAGCAAGAATGA